Sequence from the Parvicella tangerina genome:
TTTAGGATGGACGAAAAATTGCCAAAACTCAAAATGGACTCGATTCAATTTGCTCAGGTAATTTTCAATTTGGTCTTGAATGCCATTGATGCAATGGAGGAAAATGGCAAGCTAATTTTAACAACTAGACGAGTGAACAAAGAAGTTAGATTTGTGATTACGGACAACGGTATAGGTATGACTGAGGAAGAGTTGAAATTATTATTTCAGCCATTCTATTCTAAAAAGAGAAACGCTTCAGGAACAGGTTTAGGGTTGCCTGTTAGCAGAGGTATTATTCAAGCGCATCAAGGAAGAATTGAAATAGACTCTGAAGTTGGAAAAGGAACTTCAGTAACAATCATTCTTAAAGTATAATGTAATGAAATTAATATCTGAAATCCTAATTGTTGATGATAATATTGACTTGCTTGAATTGTTAAGCAGACAATTGAAGGGTAAAGGGCTTGTGCCAACTACATCAAACAATGTGATGGATGCGATAGACCTTATCGAACATCAGGCAGTTGACTTACTCATTTCAGATATCAAAATGTCAAAAATTGGAGGGGAGCAGCTAATCAGATACGTTTCTGAACATTATCCAGATTTGCCGATATTAGTAATGACAGGATATCCGGACGTGAATTCAGCGGTTGAGTTGATGAAAATGGGCGTTTCAGAATACCTAATAAAACCTTTTCCAGCAGAGGACCTACTTAGTGCCATTATGCGCATTGGTTCTGTAGAAATTAGAGAGCCTGAAGAAGAAAAGCTTGTTGATTACTCGGCAGGTTTTCCTGGTATTATAGGTTCTTCTCCAAAAATGATTGAGCTATTTAGAACCATGGAAAAAACCCTTAACAACAAGGCAACAGTATTGATTAATGGTGAAAGTGGTACGGGAAAAGAATTGATTGCTAGGGCAATTCATTATGAAAGCAAATTCTCTTCAGCTCCTTTTGTTCCTGTTAACTGTGGTGCAATTCCTGAACAACTAATAGAAAGTGAACTGTTTGGTCATTTGAAAGGAAGTTTTACTGGAGCTATTGGGGATAGAAAAGGCTTTTTTGAGTCTGCGGATGGTGGTACAATATTTTTAGATGAGATAACCAATACTAGTTTAGGTGTTCAAGCGAAACTACTTAGAGTTCTACAGGAAAAAGAAATAACTCCAGTTGGCAGTTCGCAATCGAAAAAAGTTGATGTTAGAATCATTTCTGCTACCAATCTAGATATCAAAAGCTTAGTGAGTCAAGGCAAGTTTAGAGAAGATCTCTTCTACCGATTAAATGTAATATCCCTAAATATTCCTGCTCTCAGACAACGAGATGGAGACGTTATAAAATTAATCAATTATTTTTCTGCTAAATTTTCAAAAGAACATGGCTTACCTATTCCAAAGTTTGAAAAAGTTGTATTAAATACCTTGGAAAATTATGCGTGGCCAGGGAATGTTAGAGAACTTGAAAACTTTATTCATCGATTGGTAATCCTCGCTGGGAATAAGGTTTCGATGTCTGATGTACCAACCTATATGAAGATGACTTTTGATATAAATTCACCAGAAAATGAATTTGTATCACTTGAGGAGCATCAGTTAAAGTATATCAAGAGAGTCCTTAAGTCGACTGGCAATAATAAGTCAAAGGCTGCAGATATTTTAAAGATCGATCGAAAGACACTCAGAAACAAACTGAAAGACATGGGGTGATATTCCTCAGTTGGGTATTTATTACCCATTTATTTTCTTGTTAACCGTGTCCGAATATACTCTCTAAAAACTATATGCAACTGTATATCAGTATTGTACATCTTTCTTGATCTTGTTTGGCACACACTTCGCATAACTCATTTCAACTAATATTTTGAGATGAATTAATGACTATCTGTACAGGTTGTCTGAACTACATGGGATGTGTATTTCAGAATAGTGTTTCCAATCGAAACTGGTGTTCAATGTTTCAACTAGATGAACCAAATGAGAATTTATCATTTAAGATTAATCAGACTAAAAAATTAAAGACAATGAATAGAGTTAAAGTAAAAATAGTAGACAGCATTTGTCAAACATGTGAAATGATTGAGGGTTGTGAATTAACATTTGAAAAGAGCAAAAAGACGTATTGCGAAGAATATAAATAACTACAAGATGAAAGTTGAAAAAATAAATACGAAAAAGGCTGGAATGTATGAGAATGTTCTCAAGCAGTTTAATAAAGCTGCTGATATTGTAGCGTTAAATGAGGGGGTAAGGAAAATACTATCCCATACGAACAATGAAATAGTAGTTCATTTTCCTGTAAAAATGGATTCTGGTGAAATTGAGATTTTTACTGGATATAGAGTGCAGCATAATAATTACCTTGGCCCATATAAAGGAGGTCTTAGATATCACCCTACGGTAGATATTGATGCAGCAAGGGCGTTAGCAGCTTGGATGACATGGAAGACGGCCTTAGTGGGGCTACCCTATGGAGGAGGTAAAGGAGGGATTAAGATAGATCCAAAAAATTATACAAAGTCGGAGTTAGAAAGAATTACCAGAAGATTTGTTTATGCATTAGGTGATAACATCGGCCCTGACCTAGATATTCCAGCTCCAGATGTAAACACAAATGCCCAAGTAATGGCATGGATTGCTGATACTTATGCATCTATCAAGTCAATGGCTGAACGACAAAAGAATATGCACGTTGTAACGGGAAAACCGGTTGGATCTGGAGGTTTGGAAGGACGTGATCGTGCAACGGGGTTTGGGGTTGTGTCGATAATTCATGAATGGGCCGTTCAGAATAACTATGATTTGGAGAACAAAACCTTTATTGTTCAAGGTTTTGGAAATGTGGGTTATTGGGCTGCCAAATTTTTGGGTCAACTGGGTGCGAAATTGATTGCAATACAAGACATAAGTGGTACAATTTTGAATGAAAAAGGAATAGATCCAGATCAATTACTGAATTATACTAGAATTAATGGCGGTGATATTGTTGGGTTTGTTGATAGTCGATTAATGGCGAATCAGGAGTTTTTTGGAATTGATTGTGATATTATTATTCCTGCAGCCTTAGGAAATCAAATTACTACCGAAAATTGTAATGATATTAAGGCGACTTTAATAGCAGAAGGCGCAAATGGACCATTGGAAGTAGAGGCCGAAAAAATCCTTTTAGATCGTGAGGTTGTAATTCTGCCAGATATTTTATGTAATGCTGGAGGTGTGATTGGGAGTTATTATGAATGGCTTCAAAATAAGCGTAGCGAGAATTGGAAGTTAGACGAAGTCCTCCAGAAAATTGATGAGAAATTATCTGATGCATTCAACAAAGTAAATTCCACCTCAATGGAGCTATCTACAGATTTTAGGACGTCTGCCTATGTGGTTGCACTAAGAAGATTAGAGCAAACTTATTTAGAAAGAGGTGTGTTCCCTTAAGTATGTATTGTTATGAAAACAATTGGAGTTGTTAAAGAATATAATAGTAAGGTGGTTGCATTGACCCCTGCTAACGTAAAGAACATTGTGGATATTGCTAGAGTGGTGGTAGAGTCTGGTGCTGGGTTAGAGTCCGGATTCACAAATGAGGATTACGTAAAAGCAGGGGCTTTGCTAGCCTATAACAGAAGAGAATTAATCCGAAACTCGGAAATAATCCTAACTTATAACAGTGACATTGATGTTCAATGCCATGATGATTTGAAAGTGGTATTAGGGTGTCATCAGGTTTATGACAGTTATTTCTTATTACTTAATTTCCAAAAAAGACCGGTTAGATTATACAGCCTAACATTACTTCCAAAAAATACATTATCAAAGTATATGCGTGTAACTGAAGGTATTGAAAGATTATCTGGATACCAGACTGTAATTTCTGGAGTTAATAAATTAAATAAAGTTGTTTCGATGATGCAAGGTAATAATGACTATATCCCCCCTTCCAAGATTATGGTTATAGGAGCTGGGGTAGCAGGACAGCAGGCCATTGAGACAGCTAAGAATATTGGAGCCGTTGTATTTGTATTTGATAATTGTGATAGGGCGATGGATGTCGTTGAAAAACTGGGGGGCATTTTTATCACCAAAGAGAACTTGTCTGGAAATAAAAATAACTCCAGTGAAATACTGGCATCATACTTAACTGAAATAGATTTAGTGATATGCACATTAGGATATGAGGGGTTTTCCAATCCGTCATTATTATCGAAAAAAATGATTAGTACAATGAAAAATAATGCTAAGATTATTGATTTAACGTCAAGATATGGAGCAACAACTGAGCTAACAATTGAGGGAGCCATAAGTAGCTGTGAAGGTGTTGATATAATAGGTAGCTCTGAGTTATTTAATGATGTGCCACTCACATCATCTATGATCTTAGGAAATAAAATGGAGTCGTTTTTAAGGTATTACATGGAGAATGAAACTATAAAAAATCAAAATGAAGTTTTACAATCCGCCCTTGTTGTTGATAATGGTGAGTTAGTAAATAAAAAGATTCTTAAGAAAATTGAAATTATGTAAAATCTGAGGTGGGTTAGTTTTGGTAAGGATTAATACTTTTAAGTTGTTTGATTTGGTGGTTCTGGAGGATTAATTGTGTGTTAGTTTTAATGCATTCCAGAACTTGTTTAATTCACAAAAAGTGAATTGCTTTTTCAGTTGGTATCTAATCAAAAGGTGAAAATCCAAACTACCCACCTCTTTTACAAATATTATGAGAATTTACATTTTAATATTTTTCTTTTGTTCTTTTATTAAAACTTATTCTCAGGTGAATGAAAAACAATTGGGAGGTTGGTATAGTTTAAGATTGACTACAGCACTTGGTAATGATTGGGAATTCAATACTGAAATTCACGATAGAAACTGGAATATAATCGGAGATCTACAACAATTTGTAATGGGGTTTGGTTTTCGAAAGAAAGTAGCTTCGAAAGGTATTGCATTAACAATGTTTAATTCCTATTTTCTTTCAAAAAAGCCGTTTCCTGAATCTAATTTCATTCCAGAATACAGAGTTCACCAAGAAATCTTGATTCCTAAAATTATATGGAAACGATTGAACCTAAATACTCTTCTAAGAATTGAAGAAAGGTTTATCCAAAATCAGCCATTTAGACTAAGGACAAGACTTAATCAAATTGTCCGAATCCCATTAAATAATAAGGACATAAAGGATAATACAATTTATTTGGAAGTTTCAAATGAAGTATTTCTTAATCCAAAATTATCGTCCAAAAATTCAAATTTAAAATATTTCGACTTAAATCGGTTTTCATTTGGAGTTGGTTGGAAAACATCTAAAAATGTTGTCTTGGAACTCGGGATAATGAATCAAACTACAAGTAGCTGGTCAAAAAATCAATTTATGATTGGTACTAGGTTTAGCATTTAACAAATTTTTCATGAAACATTTCTAGTAGATTGAAATCTGTTATCTGTTTAATATCCTCTTCATTCAAGTTTTTTATAACTACCATGTCCTTATCTAAATCCCCATTTCTAAATGATATTTCTAGCTGATTATCAATTAATTTGATTAAATATATTTTATGATATGGAATTAGAAATATACAATTAAAGTCTATTTTAAAATATCCGACCACTCGAGCAATTGCAATTGGAGTTAATATGCACAGCCCTGGAAAGACTATAATTAGTGGAAGGGTTAGTAGTGTGGTTGTGAGAAATAGAAATATTAAACAAAGTTCGAATAATAAGTTCAGTTGAATTCGACTCTTATTCTTCGCACACGTAAGATTAGTTCGCTCTCTTAGGTGTTTCAATTCTCTAGTAGAGTCCGAAAAAGTGAAATATATGTAATGATCGCTAAATCTAATGTAGCCAGTATTATTTTTGATTACGAGATCACTCATTACTTTTGTCAAGGCTTTGTTGCAGAATTAAGCTCTTTGGGAAAAGGATGTTGTTCTCTAGATGAATATGTAGATGTAGGTCTTTTTCAAATTCTGATAACAATGAATAAGTTCGAATATAGGTGTTACAAGCATCTTCAGGAGGAGTGTATGTATTTGTTAATTCATTGATTTTTTGAAATCGCTCACCTTCTGTATTGTGTTCATCCATCATTTGGTCTATTGGACTTTTGACTGCATTTGTAGAGATAATAAACTGGTCAATTTCTCCATGAGCAGCTTTGATCATTTTACCAATGAATGGGAACAATATTAACTCTTCTTTCTTCATGTGTTTTGCCAATTCTTGCACTCCTTCCTTGAAAAGGCTATAAACTTGTTGCAATTCGGGGTGTTTTTTGCCATGTACATTTCTAACCTTTTCTAAGAGTGGTAGAATTTCATTAGATTTCTGTTCAACATAGGTGTGATGATGCTTGACGATGTGATCGGCAAGTTCATTTAGCTTAAGGTCTGAGTAGTTTATACTCTCGCTTGTTTGCATTCCTAAAACAGCATTGATCTCAATGAGTAATTCATTGGGGTCGTAAGCTATGGCTTCGCAAGCCTCTCGTAGGGACCTGTTTCCTTTACAACAATAGTCGATATTATATTGTTCCAATATTTTTCCGATGCGGTAATCAAAGGTCACAATTTCTCCTAAGCTGGTGTTTTCTGTTAACTCTGTCATGTTTTTATAAATAGTTTGATGGTTATAAAAGCTAAGGCAAGTAGTTTTAATAATTCGGAAATAACGTAATAGAGGTGGAGAAACGAGCTTGCCACATCTTTACCTTGGATGTGATCTTCAGCTCTAGCGTCTAATAAAGGCAATAACCAAAATGTTTGAAGGATCAATAGCACAAGTAATAAGGAGCTTACTACTAAGAGAGGTGAATTAAAATCGCTTCGATACATAATCAAATGGAAGATCAAAATAATAGCAAGAACCCATTCGATCTTATTGAGCACAAAAAACACGAGTCTTCCTATACCAAGCCCTAAGGGTAGGGTAATGCCAGGTGCTCTAAATTTTAACCAGGCTTCCATGAAACTAATGGCGAGGATAAATCCTATCCATAATACACTGCTTATTAGCAGTATTGGGTGCTTTGTTATATATGTAGTCATCGGTTTAAATGTCAGTTTTTATTAGCTCTAATTTTGCTTTGAAGACTTGGGCGATTTGTTCAGATCTTTGTTTGGCTATTTGAGCCTTCTCTCCATGGAATTTATCGTCAACCGTACGATGAAAAATTTCTACCCAACGTTCAAAGTGTTCAGCACGAATAGGGAGTTTTACGTGAGGAGGAAATGGAGATCCAGAATAAGTATGCTCCTCTAGTAGGAGTGTTTGCCAGAACTTGTACATTTTTTCAAGATGGGGTGCCCAATCTTTTATGAAAAAAGTAAAAATAGGTCCCACAGTATCATCTTCTCTTACAGATGTGTAAAAATGGTCTACCATTGTTTTAATATCGTCTAAAGTCTCTATATCTTTCATTTCAAATTAAATTGTTCAGTAGGATTAATAAGAAGTTGGTCAAAACGCTTAATAAAAACGTATACAAACACCATTTTGCTGGAGCCTGTGCAATAAAGGCTGCATTCGAGGCCATTGTGATCGTTGCTATTATAGCTAATTGTACCATGTTATTTGTCATAAATGTGTACATGGCGGCTATTGAACCAAGACAACTTTGAAACGTCATCATTAATGTCATAGCTCCAAATCTGTTCCTTTCGAAGAACTCTATAAAATCGCTAAGTAGTGTTTTGTTTTTCATAATATAATATATAAAGATCTTTTTATCTTCTATTTTTCCAAATATTTTATCGTTTTAATACGGTATATCCATTTTCTAAATCATTTATCAACTGAGATAGAGTAGTGCTAGATAACATTTTCTTAAGGTCATCTCTTATTGAGACAAAGTGATCATGAACAGGACATGGATGTTTTGAATTACATTCCTTTAACCCAAGTCCACAACCATTATAGATATTATCACCATCAATTGCTTTTACAAGGTTCATTAACGTAATTTTGTCTAGACTAGCTTTGTCTATTTCAAACCCTCCAGACGGCCCTTTAACAGAAACTAATATTTGACTTTTAACGAGGGTTTGTAGAATTTTTGCAGTAAATGCTTCTGGTGAATCAGTTTGTTTGGCAATCTCTTTGACGCCTGTGCGCTTTCCTTTTGCCGATTGCTCTGCAACAAAAAGAGTAGCTCTAATACCATATTCACATGCTTTTGAAAACATTCTATTGATTATTTCTGATACAAATATAGGTCTCTATTTTTAATAAAGGATATATTTGTCCGAAATATTTTATCATGAATACTACCAAAGAAGAGAAGGAGGAGTTGAGAAGTCGAATGTTGGCTTTGAGGAAACAATTGAATCCTAAAGAAAAACGTAGATTGGATCACGATATTTGTGAAAGACTTAAGCGAATTATAATTCGAAAAGATGCTCAGGTTGTTCATGCTTATTTGCCAATAAAGGGGGAGGTAGATATAACACCTTTTATCAATTGGTTGTTAAAAAAAGGTGTTCAGGTAATTTGCCCTAAAGTATTGCCTAAAAGACAATTGTCGAATTTAGTGTTTACAGGTTTCGATAATATTGAGGTTGGAGTATTTCAGACCATTCACCCTTCTGGTAATCACTTATATGATGGACCAATAGATGTGATTGTGATGCCAGGATTAGCCTTTGATAAGGAGCTAAATAGACTTGGATATGGAGGGGGCTATTATGATCGGTTTTTACTAAAACACCTCGATTCGCTTAAAGTTGCAGTTCAATACGGCTTTCAAGTCCATGAGACTATTCCAATCGAAGACCACGATGTTAAAGTCGATACTCTCTTGAATTGAGTTTATATTGCCTCAATATACCGTTCAACCAATTTAACATCTTCAAAGAAATAGTTCGAACTTTCTCTGGTATCGCCCACTAAGAAATCAAAGCTCAACACATTGTGTTGGGCTTTTTTCGGTTTTATGCTTTAGATAATTTATTTTCTGAAATGCATGAAGATGAAAAAGCAGCCATTCGGCTTAGCTTTGATTTCGGAATTCGGGGCAGGAGGATCATAAAATAATCCTACATCGCCCACCAGACACAAACCCAGTTATACTTTAGTATGGCTGGGTTTTTTGTTTTCAGAATGTTCTATAAGATGAATTAGCATAATCCTGTCTTTAGAAGTGTTTCAATTATAAATAATAAAGGAGCAAATTACTCTGATTTTAATTCTATTCTATGTTTTACAACGTTTAGTATATGGCAAGTAGGGCAGTAGAAAGCGATAAACTTTCAACTTTGCACTGAGCCAAAACGCTGTATTTTGCTTTTAACTTTTGGTTGATCAAAAGCCAAATCAGAGATTACCCGTAGGGAAATATCTTCTTGCCCGAAAGAAAATGTTCCATTTCATGAGGGAAATATACAATTTGGCGTTCACACTTGGTCAGTTCCAAATAACCTTTATAGTCACTCAGCCCTATGTGATTTTATATATTCTAAGTTGGGTGTAGTCATTTTTTTATTCAGATATTCTATTCTTTAAGTCCATACGATCATGCAGAATTCTTGTGATTTCAACAATGCTGTCGTCTAGTTTACGGTAGAATACAATATGACGATTTGTTTTTAGACCAAATAGATCAGGTCGAACTCCTTCGTAATTTTTGCCCAGTTTAGGATTGTTTGCAATGTCCCGACATGTATCTAATAATAGATTATAATATTTGTCTGCTTGGTCTTCAGACCATTTATCAAAAGTATAGTCCCAAATATTCGTCAAGTCCTGAACGGCTTTATTGGTCAATTTGTAATTAGCCATTCTTTTTACGTCTTGCTTTTAATTCGGTGAGATGATTCTCGGCATCGAAGTCTTCAGCTATTCCACTGTCAATTCCTTCTTGAATGGCATTTTTTAAAGCGATAACCTTACTTTCTTCATTCTCGAGCAAACGCAACCCAGCTCTAATTACTTCACTAACATTTTTGTATCGACCAGCAGAAACTTGAGTCTGTACAAATTGATCAAAATAATTACCAAGTGATACGGATGTATTTTTACTCATGATTTTATTGTTTCGAGTAAAGTTACCAAAAATTGGTATAAAACACAAAAGAAAGGAGTTTTTTAGATTACACCCAACGGTTAGTATATGGCAAGTAGGGCAGTAGAAAGCACTGAACCTTCAAGTTTGCACTAAGCCAAAACGTTGTATTTTATTTTTATCTTATTCATTCTTAAAAGCCAAATCAACGATTTGGCGGTGTTTGTAAGTAGCACCGAACTTTCCTAAACCACTGTACGCCCTATTTGCTATATACATTGTTACCTGCTGGTATTTTAGCCTCAATGTTTTAATGCTCGTTTCTTTATCTTACCTCCCTTTGTATCTTTCACACTATTCATTACTACAAAAGCTGATGGTTCAATTTTTTCAATTTCTGTATTTAGCTTGGATAATTCTAGCCGCGTAATTACGGTATAAATTACTTTCACATCTTTTGGCTCTCCGCTTCTACCATAACCTTTGGCTCCATGATGGACAGTTACGCCACGCCCCATTTTGTTAATAATCATTTGTCGAATATCTTCACAATGCGTTGCAACTATAGTTACTCCAATATACTCTTCAATTCCTTCAACTATGAAGTCTAAAGTTTTAGAAGCTGCCAAATAGGTGATCATGGAATAGAGAGCTACATCCACTCCAAGTAGATATGCTGCTAATCCAAATATTATTACATTAATCACAATAATTATATCCCCAATGGTAGCTCCATATTTTCTGCTCAAATATATTGCTAGGACTTCAGTCCCGTCAATAACAGCACCACCACGAATCGAAAATCCTATTCCAGCACCTAGGAAAAAACCACCGAAAACAGCAACTAATAGGTTATCATCAGTTACATTAGGGAATGATACGGTAGCTAGAACAATAGCAAGTCCTATTATTGCTAATGTAGTTTTTATAGCAAATTGTTTACCCATTACTTTGATACCAAGTAAGATGAAAGGAATGTTTACACAAATAATTAGTATATACAGCGGAATATGAGTCAATGCAGCAATAAGTAAAGATATTCCTGTCGCCCCGCCATCTATAAAATCATTTGTTAACAGGAAACTTTTAAACCCAAACGCTGCGGAGAAAATTCCAATTGTAATTAATGCAATGTCCTTTATCTGTCTTGTAAATGAAATTCTATATTCTCTATAAGCTTTTGCAAGCACAAAGTCAGAATATTCCTTTTTCTTATTATTTGTTTTTTCGTCCTTATTCCTAAGTACAGAATTAATAATTATTTGTTGCAATAAAGGATTCATATTTAGTCTTTTGTTTCTTTTACACTTGCAGGTAACGCCTCGTATAAAACACGTAGGGTAGTGGAAAGTTACAATTTTTGTTTTTAGTACTGAGCCAAATCAGTGCATTTTGCTTTTAACTTTTGGTTGATCAAAAGCCAAATCGGTGATTTGGCGTTCACACTAGGTCAGTGCCAATTACCCTTTTTTGTTACTAAACCCTATGTGATTTTATATCTTGTTAGGCACAGTATTTATTCAATTAAGGCCCCCAATATTGAAAACGATAGGTAGTACCTTCCATCACTTCAAATGAAATCAAACCTTCAGTCTCTGGTTTGTCAGAACAAGTAATGTTATGCTGTCCAGCTGAGATAGGACCTTTCTCTCCAATTTGATATGGCCAAATTTTACCATCTACAAATATATTCCCGCAAAGACCTCCATTATTTTCTTCCACAATTAGATATGTTTTATCGTCATGTGATTTCTTATATTTCCCTCTCAGATCAGAACCAGTAGTGCAAGCAGATGAGAAGAGGAGTATTAGAATTGTCGGGATAAATATTTGGTTTTTCATTTTTAATTGTGCCTAACGTAGGTATAAACCCTATATGGTTTATATCAACTATGGTTATTGTCGCTAATTTAATGAAATCAAAAGACTTTTATCCACCTAAATATGGGGAATAAACTGAACTCAATTTCTTTAACAAGAATAGGTATTATCGCTGCAGTTCAAACGGTCCTTGATATTCGTGGACTTCGCCTCTAAAATCAGTAACCCATAAAAGATAATAATAACCTCCTTCACTGGCCTCAAGACCGGAATAAGTTCTACCATCCCAACCACCATCTAAGGCTTCAAATTCATACATTAATTGTCCCCATCTGTTGTAAATCATACAATGAAGGTCTGTAGCATTTTGTAGCGTAAAGTGGAAGATATCGTTCTCATCATCTCCATTAGGTGTGAAGATGTTTGGAATGATAATCGAGTATTCTCCTGATGCATCGATCATAACAGAAGCGGTATCTGAACATCCAAACTCATCTGTCACAATTAGCTCAATGGTATAGTTTCCCATTTCATCATAAGTAACGGTCGGTTCAAATTGCGCAGAATTGGTACCATTTCCCATGTCCCACAAATAAGATAGGTTACTTCCTGTAGAGTTATTGGTTGTACTTACGTTTAGTGGGATAACTCCAGAAGTTGGAGTTGGGGTAAAGTCGGCTGTAGGAGCCGCTGCGCTAATCACTGTCACGTCAGTAGATGAAGAACATCCGTTATCATTTGTAACCGTCAATGTGTATGTCCCAGCTCCTCCAGCAGTTAGGATGTTCGTATTATCACCAGACACTAAAACACCATCTGTAGTAGTCCAAACGTACGTTTCGTTGCTGCCCGTTGTACCACTTGCATCCAGGTCTACCACTGTCACGTTACAATTTAGCGTGTCAGCTGCGTTGTAACTGATCGTAGGTGTTACCGTATCCATTGTAACCAATAGGTCTTCGGTGTCTGAACAACCATTGTCTCCTGTAACCGTAACTGTGTATGTCCCCGCTGCATCAACTGTTGCGTTGCTTCCAGTCTGAGAAACTAGGTTTCCATCACTAGTGGTGAAGTTATAGGTTAAGTTCGTTCCAATTGAATTGCTGCCGTCAAGTATTGCTTGATTGTTTGATGTACAAGTAATAATCGTAGATGCAGTGGCAGATAAGTCTGCCGTAGGAGATATCGTATCTGTTGAAATGGTTACAGTTGCTGTAGCCGTACAGTTGTTTGAAGTGTTCGTAACT
This genomic interval carries:
- a CDS encoding sigma-54-dependent transcriptional regulator, with product MKLISEILIVDDNIDLLELLSRQLKGKGLVPTTSNNVMDAIDLIEHQAVDLLISDIKMSKIGGEQLIRYVSEHYPDLPILVMTGYPDVNSAVELMKMGVSEYLIKPFPAEDLLSAIMRIGSVEIREPEEEKLVDYSAGFPGIIGSSPKMIELFRTMEKTLNNKATVLINGESGTGKELIARAIHYESKFSSAPFVPVNCGAIPEQLIESELFGHLKGSFTGAIGDRKGFFESADGGTIFLDEITNTSLGVQAKLLRVLQEKEITPVGSSQSKKVDVRIISATNLDIKSLVSQGKFREDLFYRLNVISLNIPALRQRDGDVIKLINYFSAKFSKEHGLPIPKFEKVVLNTLENYAWPGNVRELENFIHRLVILAGNKVSMSDVPTYMKMTFDINSPENEFVSLEEHQLKYIKRVLKSTGNNKSKAADILKIDRKTLRNKLKDMG
- a CDS encoding Glu/Leu/Phe/Val family dehydrogenase — encoded protein: MKVEKINTKKAGMYENVLKQFNKAADIVALNEGVRKILSHTNNEIVVHFPVKMDSGEIEIFTGYRVQHNNYLGPYKGGLRYHPTVDIDAARALAAWMTWKTALVGLPYGGGKGGIKIDPKNYTKSELERITRRFVYALGDNIGPDLDIPAPDVNTNAQVMAWIADTYASIKSMAERQKNMHVVTGKPVGSGGLEGRDRATGFGVVSIIHEWAVQNNYDLENKTFIVQGFGNVGYWAAKFLGQLGAKLIAIQDISGTILNEKGIDPDQLLNYTRINGGDIVGFVDSRLMANQEFFGIDCDIIIPAALGNQITTENCNDIKATLIAEGANGPLEVEAEKILLDREVVILPDILCNAGGVIGSYYEWLQNKRSENWKLDEVLQKIDEKLSDAFNKVNSTSMELSTDFRTSAYVVALRRLEQTYLERGVFP
- a CDS encoding DUF2490 domain-containing protein, with protein sequence MNEKQLGGWYSLRLTTALGNDWEFNTEIHDRNWNIIGDLQQFVMGFGFRKKVASKGIALTMFNSYFLSKKPFPESNFIPEYRVHQEILIPKIIWKRLNLNTLLRIEERFIQNQPFRLRTRLNQIVRIPLNNKDIKDNTIYLEVSNEVFLNPKLSSKNSNLKYFDLNRFSFGVGWKTSKNVVLELGIMNQTTSSWSKNQFMIGTRFSI
- the ric gene encoding iron-sulfur cluster repair di-iron protein, giving the protein MTELTENTSLGEIVTFDYRIGKILEQYNIDYCCKGNRSLREACEAIAYDPNELLIEINAVLGMQTSESINYSDLKLNELADHIVKHHHTYVEQKSNEILPLLEKVRNVHGKKHPELQQVYSLFKEGVQELAKHMKKEELILFPFIGKMIKAAHGEIDQFIISTNAVKSPIDQMMDEHNTEGERFQKINELTNTYTPPEDACNTYIRTYSLLSEFEKDLHLHIHLENNILFPKSLILQQSLDKSNE
- a CDS encoding group III truncated hemoglobin; amino-acid sequence: MKDIETLDDIKTMVDHFYTSVREDDTVGPIFTFFIKDWAPHLEKMYKFWQTLLLEEHTYSGSPFPPHVKLPIRAEHFERWVEIFHRTVDDKFHGEKAQIAKQRSEQIAQVFKAKLELIKTDI
- a CDS encoding RrF2 family transcriptional regulator, coding for MFSKACEYGIRATLFVAEQSAKGKRTGVKEIAKQTDSPEAFTAKILQTLVKSQILVSVKGPSGGFEIDKASLDKITLMNLVKAIDGDNIYNGCGLGLKECNSKHPCPVHDHFVSIRDDLKKMLSSTTLSQLINDLENGYTVLKR
- a CDS encoding 5-formyltetrahydrofolate cyclo-ligase encodes the protein MNTTKEEKEELRSRMLALRKQLNPKEKRRLDHDICERLKRIIIRKDAQVVHAYLPIKGEVDITPFINWLLKKGVQVICPKVLPKRQLSNLVFTGFDNIEVGVFQTIHPSGNHLYDGPIDVIVMPGLAFDKELNRLGYGGGYYDRFLLKHLDSLKVAVQYGFQVHETIPIEDHDVKVDTLLN
- a CDS encoding type II toxin-antitoxin system RelE/ParE family toxin, with product MANYKLTNKAVQDLTNIWDYTFDKWSEDQADKYYNLLLDTCRDIANNPKLGKNYEGVRPDLFGLKTNRHIVFYRKLDDSIVEITRILHDRMDLKNRISE
- a CDS encoding type II toxin-antitoxin system ParD family antitoxin gives rise to the protein MSKNTSVSLGNYFDQFVQTQVSAGRYKNVSEVIRAGLRLLENEESKVIALKNAIQEGIDSGIAEDFDAENHLTELKARRKKNG
- a CDS encoding YitT family protein, producing the protein MNPLLQQIIINSVLRNKDEKTNNKKKEYSDFVLAKAYREYRISFTRQIKDIALITIGIFSAAFGFKSFLLTNDFIDGGATGISLLIAALTHIPLYILIICVNIPFILLGIKVMGKQFAIKTTLAIIGLAIVLATVSFPNVTDDNLLVAVFGGFFLGAGIGFSIRGGAVIDGTEVLAIYLSRKYGATIGDIIIVINVIIFGLAAYLLGVDVALYSMITYLAASKTLDFIVEGIEEYIGVTIVATHCEDIRQMIINKMGRGVTVHHGAKGYGRSGEPKDVKVIYTVITRLELSKLNTEIEKIEPSAFVVMNSVKDTKGGKIKKRALKH